The Psychrosphaera ytuae genome includes a region encoding these proteins:
- a CDS encoding carbohydrate binding family 9 domain-containing protein codes for MKRQYLPLVSTILISAALGTAPISAKQMYPVMKNNETITVDANLDEGVWQQATQIKLLYDINPGLNTKAPVETTAYIYESESSLFIGFIAKDPNPEKIRAYYRDRDTIFQDDFVGIVIDTFNDNRRGYEFFVNPFGVQGDLIKDDTQGGNEDANWDAIWNSAGRITEDGYIVEMEIPFSVMRFPADLDQMNWGFQLLRIYPRDKRTVISNSAIDRDMDCGICQYDLLTGISKKDQGKNLQITPTVTYSYSEERPEINSPWNDADKKADAGVNARWGVNDNLYLNATLNPDFSQVEADAAQLDINNTFALFVNEKRPFFLDGSDYFNTQRMNLLHTRNINAPDYGLKLTGKTNRHTYGFLTANDESTTFLVPGTQGSSVAQIQQKSKIMVGRYRLDVGETSNVGLMVTDRRGDNYSNTVTSIDGKNTITKSDTISYQVAHSSSDNPDSIQQEYDVDKKQTDSAYSLRYSHNTQNYGFSASHMKYGENFRADLGFESQAGIKKSIIGGYYDWRRGSSNNWSRIGVSGDWDKTYDHTGQMLEEEAEVYFNADGPKQLFAEIGLLTRESYWEGQYYDVNNVMTFFRFDPFDNLRVWNFIRVGDQIDYANNRIGDGTIVELGGNFKLGRHLNGEVNYNHRKVDVNDQNVFSANQYDVRLNYQFNLQSYLRFIVQYTDIERNPEMYLYESVDRRFKGVKTELLYAYKLNPQSLVYVGYTDRAKQTDELEDIEKDSRKVFMKLSYAFHL; via the coding sequence ATGAAACGTCAATATCTACCCTTAGTCTCAACAATACTAATATCCGCAGCCCTGGGTACAGCACCCATTAGTGCAAAGCAAATGTACCCAGTGATGAAAAACAATGAAACCATTACCGTCGATGCAAATCTCGATGAAGGGGTTTGGCAACAGGCCACTCAAATAAAGTTACTTTATGACATTAATCCTGGGTTAAACACTAAGGCGCCCGTTGAAACTACCGCATACATATACGAATCAGAGAGTTCGTTGTTTATAGGTTTTATTGCTAAAGACCCTAACCCCGAAAAAATTCGCGCTTATTACCGTGACCGAGACACAATATTCCAAGATGACTTTGTAGGTATTGTGATTGATACGTTTAATGACAACCGCCGGGGATATGAGTTTTTTGTAAACCCGTTTGGCGTGCAGGGAGATTTGATAAAAGACGATACTCAAGGTGGTAACGAGGACGCAAACTGGGACGCAATTTGGAACTCTGCAGGTCGAATAACAGAGGATGGATATATAGTAGAGATGGAGATCCCTTTCAGTGTAATGCGATTTCCTGCGGATTTAGATCAAATGAATTGGGGGTTTCAACTTCTCAGAATTTACCCACGTGATAAGCGTACCGTTATTTCCAACAGTGCGATAGACAGGGACATGGATTGTGGTATATGCCAATATGATTTGTTAACTGGCATTAGTAAAAAAGACCAAGGTAAAAATCTACAAATAACCCCAACCGTTACCTATTCGTATAGCGAAGAAAGACCAGAGATTAACAGTCCATGGAATGACGCCGACAAAAAAGCAGACGCTGGAGTAAATGCTAGGTGGGGGGTCAATGACAACCTTTATTTAAACGCCACTTTAAATCCAGATTTTTCTCAAGTAGAGGCTGACGCAGCGCAACTAGACATTAACAACACCTTTGCATTGTTTGTTAATGAAAAACGCCCATTCTTTCTAGATGGTAGTGATTATTTTAACACCCAGCGAATGAATCTTCTTCATACACGTAATATTAATGCACCTGACTACGGCCTAAAATTAACGGGTAAAACCAACCGCCACACTTACGGTTTTCTGACTGCCAATGATGAGTCTACGACATTTTTGGTACCAGGTACGCAAGGTTCGAGCGTCGCGCAAATTCAGCAAAAATCAAAAATAATGGTGGGTAGATACCGTTTAGATGTTGGCGAAACAAGTAATGTTGGATTAATGGTCACAGATCGTCGAGGCGATAACTACAGCAATACGGTCACTTCAATCGATGGAAAAAACACCATCACTAAATCAGACACAATTAGCTATCAGGTAGCACATTCTTCAAGTGACAATCCTGACTCAATTCAACAAGAATATGACGTCGATAAAAAACAAACTGATTCGGCCTATTCTTTGCGTTATAGCCACAACACCCAAAACTATGGATTTAGTGCCTCACACATGAAATACGGTGAGAACTTCAGAGCAGATTTAGGCTTCGAAAGCCAAGCAGGCATCAAAAAATCCATCATTGGTGGTTATTACGACTGGCGTCGTGGTAGTAGTAATAATTGGTCACGTATTGGTGTTTCAGGGGATTGGGATAAGACCTATGACCACACCGGCCAAATGTTAGAAGAAGAAGCTGAAGTTTACTTTAATGCAGATGGTCCAAAGCAGCTTTTTGCAGAAATAGGTTTGTTAACTCGTGAAAGCTACTGGGAGGGACAATACTATGATGTTAACAATGTAATGACATTTTTTAGATTTGACCCTTTCGATAATTTGAGAGTCTGGAATTTTATAAGAGTTGGTGATCAAATTGATTATGCAAACAATCGAATAGGTGATGGCACCATAGTAGAACTTGGCGGCAACTTTAAACTTGGAAGACATTTAAACGGAGAAGTTAACTACAATCACAGAAAAGTCGATGTTAACGACCAAAATGTCTTCTCTGCTAACCAATATGACGTCAGGCTAAATTATCAATTTAATCTGCAGTCGTATTTGCGCTTTATTGTTCAGTACACGGATATAGAGCGCAACCCAGAGATGTATTTATATGAAAGCGTCGACCGCCGCTTTAAAGGCGTCAAAACCGAACTACTTTATGCATATAAGCTCAACCCTCAATCATTAGTTTATGTCGGTTACACCGACAGAGCGAAACAAACTGATGAGTTAGAGGATATAGAAAAAGACAGCCGTAAAGTCTTCATGAAGTTAAGTTATGCTTTTCACTTATAA
- a CDS encoding FAD-binding domain-containing protein, with the protein MAINIVWIKRDIRAVDHAPLVNASKRGLPIVVLYVIEPEYWSLPDTSARQFNFIKESLLQFSEELLSVGLTLTIRTGNVVEVLQRIQQYIAINAVFSHEETGNDWTFQRDLQVKAWLQQNQIDWFEFQQKAVFRGILDRNEYSKKADEFFESLIETGPIKAEPLINKHSGLEHLQTYPGNDSLYAKAPQIGGRSQGTAVLQSFIEQRITSYLFGISSPIKSQSASSRLSPYLAYGNLSLREVMQTAWNLDRDFAQRNKSGFISRLYWHSHFIQKFESEPEHEFRAVNKALDEMRRDEFDDSLFDAWKTGNTGVPFVDACMRMLHHTGWINFRMRAMLTAYSSYHLWLHWQKPAQHLAQMFVDYEPGIHFPQIQMQSGVTGINPFRIYNPVTQGEKYDPKGHFIRQWLPELRHVPDSYIHQPWMYCGLKEDLYPKSTPPTELAKIAKQKITDYYKKHIDRDETERVVKKHASRKRNTNKNKRKTTLNDDQLNLF; encoded by the coding sequence ATGGCGATTAATATAGTTTGGATAAAAAGAGATATACGAGCTGTTGATCACGCGCCGCTCGTCAACGCCTCGAAGCGGGGTTTGCCGATTGTTGTACTTTACGTAATTGAACCGGAATATTGGTCTTTACCAGATACGAGTGCACGGCAATTTAACTTTATTAAAGAGTCTCTCCTGCAATTTTCCGAAGAACTTTTATCAGTTGGACTTACTTTAACTATACGTACAGGAAATGTCGTAGAGGTATTACAAAGAATACAACAATATATTGCCATTAATGCTGTATTTAGCCATGAAGAAACCGGTAATGACTGGACTTTTCAGCGCGATTTGCAAGTCAAAGCATGGTTACAGCAAAACCAAATTGATTGGTTTGAGTTTCAACAAAAAGCGGTTTTTAGAGGCATACTTGATCGAAATGAATATTCTAAAAAAGCAGATGAGTTTTTTGAATCACTAATTGAAACAGGCCCAATAAAAGCCGAGCCTTTAATCAACAAACATTCCGGTTTAGAACATTTACAGACTTATCCTGGAAATGACTCGTTATATGCCAAAGCGCCTCAGATTGGCGGTAGGTCTCAAGGTACGGCCGTTTTACAGTCTTTTATAGAACAGCGAATTACCTCCTATTTATTTGGCATATCAAGTCCAATAAAAAGTCAGTCAGCAAGCTCTAGATTAAGTCCTTATTTGGCGTACGGAAATTTATCTTTAAGAGAGGTGATGCAAACAGCTTGGAACCTTGACCGGGACTTTGCCCAACGCAATAAGTCTGGATTTATATCTCGCTTGTATTGGCATTCACACTTTATCCAAAAATTTGAATCAGAGCCAGAACATGAATTCCGAGCGGTAAACAAGGCGCTTGATGAAATGCGTCGTGATGAATTTGATGACAGTCTTTTTGATGCGTGGAAAACAGGTAATACTGGGGTTCCTTTTGTAGATGCATGTATGAGGATGTTGCACCATACAGGGTGGATAAACTTTAGAATGCGCGCCATGTTAACTGCATACTCTAGCTATCACTTATGGCTACATTGGCAAAAGCCCGCACAACATTTGGCTCAAATGTTTGTTGATTACGAGCCTGGTATTCATTTTCCACAAATTCAAATGCAGTCCGGTGTTACTGGTATAAATCCCTTTAGAATTTATAATCCAGTCACACAGGGAGAAAAATACGATCCCAAAGGCCATTTCATTCGACAATGGTTACCAGAGTTACGTCATGTTCCAGATAGTTATATACATCAACCCTGGATGTATTGTGGGTTAAAAGAAGATCTATATCCAAAATCAACACCTCCAACGGAATTAGCAAAAATCGCAAAGCAAAAGATCACCGATTATTACAAGAAACATATAGATAGGGATGAAACTGAAAGAGTGGTAAAAAAGCATGCGAGCAGGAAGCGAAATACCAATAAAAACAAAAGAAAAACCACCCTTAATGATGATCAACTAAACTTGTTTTAA